One genomic region from Diabrotica undecimpunctata isolate CICGRU chromosome 9, icDiaUnde3, whole genome shotgun sequence encodes:
- the LOC140450684 gene encoding matrilysin-like: protein MRFGYLNASSNAISSVDVALVEFQERYNLPVTGTLNNDTMNLMNKPRCSVGDNNYAIHSKWNKTKLSWYFPQAISNPSYINLAAEAFARWEKISNLKFKRVIIPSSKPDITITVVPNNHNFRASCQGTSKCSFTFDGPGKVLAHAYYPSANGECTEIHLDANERWYVGNGRVLMVKSIFWLS from the coding sequence ATGCGTTTCGGATATCTAAATGCGTCAAGTAATGCTATTTCTAGTGTAGATGTGGCCTTAGTTGAATTTCAAGAAAGATACAATCTTCCGGTGACCGGAACATTAAATAATGATACTATGAATTTGATGAATAAGCCTCGATGTTCTGTTGGCGACAATAACTATGCAATTCATTCGAAGTGGAATAAAACGAAATTAAGTTGGTATTTTCCTCAAGCTATTAGTAATCCTAGTTATATAAATCTTGCTGCAGAAGCTTTCGCTAGATGGGAGAAAAtatctaatttaaagtttaaacgaGTAATAATACCTTCTTCAAAGCCAGATATTACTATAACTGTGGTGCCAAATAATCATAATTTTCGAGCAAGTTGTCAAGGAACCTCTAAATGTTCATTTACTTTCGATGGCCCCGGAAAAGTATTGGCCCACGCATACTATCCCAGCGCAAACGGTGAGTGTACCGAAATTCATCTTGATGCTAATGAACGGTGGTATGTAGGCAATGGTAGGGTTCTGATGGTGAAGTCAATTTTTTGGCTGTCCTAA